The following are encoded together in the Thermomonas brevis genome:
- the gltB gene encoding glutamate synthase large subunit — MRRSPTRGLYDPASEHDSCGFGLIAQVEGKGSRAIVDAALEALSRMVHRGGVAADGLSGDGCGVLIHGADAFVRALASEAGIALHASLVAAGNVFLSQDDALDAQCRAALEQELQNAGLRIAGWRAVPVDPAVCGALARASLPRIAQLFVESDGDDADAFERALFLARKRAEQTLRDVPDFYIVSLSARLLGYKGMVLPKHLRQLFPDLAHPLLAARAVVFHQRFSTNTQPRWPLAHPFRRLAHNGEINSIEGNRRWAQSRKDVWKSPLLDVSGFDDVVSMHGSDSQSLDNALEWLLLGGMDLPKAMRILMPPATQSLEYKDADLSAFYEYYAINSEPWDGPAGVVTCDGKHAACTLDRNGLRPARWTLTTDGVFAIASEAGVLDIEPARVQAKGKLGPGEMIAVDLVNNRLLDNDAIDALNRARAPYKQWLRQGMTYLHTELIDPALCDEPFDDATVLGFQKLFQLTREEQERVLRPLAETEQEAIGSMGDDIPMAAISQRVRPLYDCFRQAFAQVTNPPIDPLREACVMTLSTQIGREGNLFHDGPENVDHVLLNSPVLSQRKLHQLLALPRFATAYRYIDLYFDDATALPQALDRICAQAEEAVRAGDELLILSDRRPRRGTAAVHALLATGAVHQHLVRVGLRCDANLIVETGTARDPHHFACLIGFGATAVYPYLAYQTLHALGRRGILGGKTSGETQQIGRSYRRGVKKGLLKILSKMGIGSISSYRGAQLFEIVGLDDAVVARCFDGTPSRIGGAGFARLEADARALAAHGWDDDALPEIGGLLHYVHGGEYHQYNPDVVQSLQHAVLTGERDDWKTYANHVDTRPPAALRDLLHLKLADASLPLSDVESVESIVRRFDSAAMSLGALSPEAHEALAIAMNRLGGRSNSGEGGEDPARHGTERRSKIKQVASGRFGVTPEYLISAEVLQIKLAQGAKPGEGGQLPGSKVNPLIARLRYAKPGIGLISPPPHHDIYSIEDLAQLIFDLRQVNPQALISVKLVSHAGVGTIAAGVAKTGADLITIAGHDGGTGASPLGSVRYAGVPWELGLSEARQALQANDLRGRVLLQTDGGLKTGLDVIKAALLGADSFGFGTAPMIVLGCKYLRICHLNNCATGMATQDERLRRDHFKGLPERVECFFRNVAEDVREWLAQLGLRTLDEAIGRTDLLEQTLRATRDQVDVDLSRLLARDPAQAASFCGTPALQAPPDGLAAQLDAALGDAIDQGAGGAFVGTIRNTDRSIGARLSGRIARSHGNTGMSAAPLDVRLTGSAGQSFGAFNAGGLHLHLQGEANDYVGKGMAGGRIVLQPPHGSRFASQDTPILGNTCLYGATGGELYAAGRAGERFAVRNSGVTAVIEGAGDHCCEYMTGGAVAVLGRTGLNFGAGFTGGLAYVLDLERDFVDRYNHELIDIARITPEGLDGYRQHLTDLIDAHAQLTGSAWSAHIRENFRDFVGKFWLVKPKAASLEALANELKRAA; from the coding sequence ATGCGGCGCAGCCCGACTCGGGGTCTGTACGACCCTGCCAGCGAACACGACAGTTGCGGTTTCGGCCTGATTGCACAGGTCGAGGGCAAAGGGTCGCGCGCCATTGTCGATGCTGCGCTGGAAGCCTTGTCGCGGATGGTGCATCGCGGCGGCGTAGCGGCGGATGGGTTGTCCGGTGATGGTTGCGGCGTGCTGATCCACGGCGCGGATGCGTTCGTGCGTGCGTTGGCGAGCGAAGCCGGCATCGCGCTGCACGCGAGCCTCGTCGCCGCCGGCAATGTGTTTCTGTCGCAGGACGATGCGCTCGACGCGCAATGTCGCGCCGCGTTGGAGCAGGAACTGCAAAACGCCGGCCTGCGCATCGCCGGTTGGCGCGCGGTGCCGGTCGATCCCGCCGTATGCGGTGCGCTGGCACGCGCGTCGCTGCCGCGCATCGCACAACTGTTCGTGGAGAGCGACGGCGACGATGCCGACGCTTTCGAGCGCGCGCTGTTCCTCGCCCGCAAGCGCGCCGAACAAACGCTGCGCGACGTGCCGGATTTCTACATCGTCAGCCTGTCTGCGCGCTTGCTCGGCTACAAGGGCATGGTGCTGCCGAAGCACCTGCGGCAACTCTTTCCCGACCTCGCGCATCCGCTGCTTGCTGCGCGCGCGGTGGTGTTCCACCAGCGCTTCTCCACCAACACCCAGCCGCGCTGGCCGCTGGCGCATCCGTTCCGCCGGCTCGCCCACAACGGCGAGATCAACAGCATCGAGGGCAACCGCCGCTGGGCGCAGTCGCGCAAGGATGTGTGGAAGTCGCCTCTGCTGGACGTGAGCGGCTTCGACGACGTGGTGTCGATGCACGGCTCCGATTCGCAGTCGCTCGACAACGCGCTGGAATGGCTGCTGCTGGGCGGCATGGACTTGCCGAAGGCGATGCGCATCCTGATGCCGCCGGCCACGCAGTCGCTGGAATACAAGGACGCCGACCTGTCTGCGTTCTACGAGTATTACGCGATCAATTCCGAACCGTGGGACGGCCCCGCCGGCGTCGTCACCTGCGACGGCAAGCACGCCGCCTGCACGCTCGACCGCAACGGCCTGCGCCCCGCGCGCTGGACGCTGACGACCGATGGCGTGTTCGCCATCGCGTCCGAGGCCGGCGTGCTCGACATCGAACCCGCGCGCGTGCAGGCCAAGGGCAAGCTCGGCCCCGGCGAAATGATCGCGGTCGATTTGGTCAACAACCGGCTGCTGGACAACGACGCCATCGACGCGCTCAATCGCGCGCGCGCGCCGTACAAGCAATGGCTGCGGCAGGGCATGACCTACCTGCACACCGAGCTGATCGACCCGGCGCTGTGCGACGAGCCGTTCGACGACGCCACCGTGCTCGGCTTCCAGAAGCTGTTCCAGCTCACCCGCGAGGAACAGGAGCGGGTGCTGCGCCCGCTGGCCGAAACCGAGCAGGAAGCCATAGGCTCGATGGGCGACGACATTCCGATGGCCGCGATCAGCCAGCGCGTGCGCCCGCTGTACGACTGCTTCCGGCAGGCGTTCGCGCAGGTGACGAACCCGCCCATCGACCCGCTGCGCGAAGCTTGCGTGATGACGCTTTCGACCCAGATCGGGCGCGAGGGCAACCTGTTCCATGATGGGCCCGAGAACGTCGACCACGTCCTGCTGAACTCGCCGGTGCTGTCGCAGCGCAAGCTGCACCAGCTGCTGGCGCTGCCGCGCTTTGCCACCGCGTACCGCTACATCGACCTGTATTTCGACGACGCCACCGCGCTGCCGCAGGCGCTCGACCGCATCTGCGCGCAGGCCGAGGAAGCGGTGCGCGCGGGCGATGAACTCCTGATCCTATCCGACCGCCGCCCGCGTCGCGGCACCGCCGCCGTGCACGCGCTGCTCGCCACCGGCGCGGTGCACCAGCACCTGGTGCGCGTCGGTTTGCGCTGCGACGCCAACCTGATCGTCGAAACCGGCACCGCGCGCGATCCGCACCACTTCGCCTGCCTGATCGGTTTCGGCGCGACGGCGGTGTATCCCTATCTCGCCTACCAGACCCTGCACGCGCTGGGCCGGCGCGGCATCCTCGGCGGCAAGACCAGCGGCGAGACGCAGCAGATCGGCCGCAGCTACCGGCGCGGGGTGAAGAAGGGACTGCTGAAGATCCTGTCGAAGATGGGCATCGGCAGCATTTCCAGCTATCGCGGCGCGCAGTTGTTCGAGATCGTCGGGCTGGACGATGCCGTGGTGGCGCGCTGCTTCGACGGCACGCCTTCGCGCATCGGCGGCGCGGGCTTTGCGCGATTGGAAGCCGATGCGCGCGCCTTGGCCGCGCACGGCTGGGACGACGACGCGCTGCCGGAGATCGGCGGCCTGCTGCACTACGTCCACGGCGGCGAATACCACCAATACAACCCGGACGTGGTGCAATCGCTGCAACATGCGGTGCTGACCGGTGAGCGCGACGATTGGAAAACGTATGCGAACCACGTCGATACCCGCCCGCCGGCTGCGCTGCGCGACCTGTTGCATCTGAAGCTGGCCGATGCGTCGCTGCCGCTGTCCGACGTGGAGTCGGTGGAAAGCATCGTGCGCCGCTTCGACAGCGCGGCGATGAGCCTCGGCGCGCTGTCGCCGGAAGCGCACGAGGCGCTGGCGATCGCGATGAACCGCCTCGGCGGCCGCAGCAATTCCGGCGAAGGCGGCGAAGACCCGGCGCGCCACGGCACCGAGCGGCGCAGCAAGATCAAACAGGTCGCGTCGGGCCGCTTCGGCGTCACGCCCGAATACCTGATCAGCGCCGAGGTTCTGCAGATCAAGCTGGCGCAGGGCGCGAAGCCCGGCGAAGGCGGGCAGTTGCCGGGCAGCAAGGTCAATCCGCTGATCGCGCGGCTGCGCTACGCCAAGCCCGGCATCGGCCTGATCTCGCCGCCGCCGCACCACGACATCTATTCCATCGAAGACCTCGCGCAACTGATCTTCGATCTGCGGCAGGTCAATCCGCAGGCGCTGATTTCGGTGAAGCTGGTCTCGCACGCCGGCGTCGGCACGATTGCCGCAGGCGTCGCCAAGACCGGTGCCGATCTCATCACCATTGCCGGGCACGATGGCGGCACTGGGGCCAGCCCGCTCGGCTCGGTGCGCTATGCCGGCGTGCCGTGGGAGCTGGGCCTGTCCGAAGCGCGGCAGGCGTTGCAGGCGAATGACTTGCGCGGGCGCGTGCTGCTGCAAACTGACGGCGGCCTCAAGACCGGCCTCGACGTCATCAAGGCCGCGCTGCTGGGCGCGGACAGCTTCGGCTTCGGCACCGCGCCGATGATCGTGCTGGGCTGCAAATACTTGCGCATCTGCCACCTCAACAACTGCGCCACCGGCATGGCGACGCAGGACGAACGCCTGCGCCGCGACCACTTCAAGGGCCTGCCCGAGCGCGTGGAATGCTTCTTCCGCAACGTCGCCGAGGACGTGCGCGAATGGCTGGCGCAGCTGGGCCTGCGCACGCTGGACGAGGCCATCGGCCGCACTGACCTGCTGGAGCAAACGCTACGCGCGACCCGCGATCAGGTCGATGTCGATCTGTCGCGGCTGCTGGCGCGCGATCCCGCGCAGGCCGCCAGCTTCTGCGGCACGCCCGCGCTGCAAGCGCCGCCGGATGGGTTGGCCGCGCAGCTCGATGCCGCGCTGGGCGATGCCATCGACCAAGGTGCAGGCGGCGCATTCGTCGGCACCATCCGCAACACCGACCGCAGCATCGGCGCGCGCCTGTCGGGCCGCATCGCCCGCAGTCACGGCAACACCGGCATGAGCGCCGCGCCGCTCGACGTGCGCCTGACCGGTAGCGCCGGCCAGAGCTTCGGCGCGTTCAACGCCGGCGGCCTGCATCTGCATCTGCAGGGCGAGGCCAACGATTACGTCGGCAAGGGCATGGCCGGCGGTCGCATCGTGCTGCAACCTCCACACGGCAGCCGCTTCGCCTCGCAGGACACGCCGATCCTCGGCAACACCTGCCTGTACGGCGCGACCGGCGGCGAACTGTACGCGGCGGGCCGCGCGGGCGAACGCTTCGCGGTGCGCAATTCCGGCGTGACGGCAGTGATCGAAGGCGCGGGCGACCACTGCTGCGAATACATGACCGGCGGCGCGGTGGCGGTGCTGGGCCGCACCGGCCTGAACTTCGGCGCGGGCTTCACCGGCGGGCTGGCCTACGTGCTCGACCTCGAACGCGATTTCGTCGATCGCTACAACCACGAACTGATCGACATCGCCCGCATCACCCCGGAAGGTCTGGACGGCTACCGCCAGCACCTCACCGACCTGATCGACGCGCATGCGCAGTTGACCGGCAGCGCCTGGAGCGCGCACATCCGGGAGAACTTCCGCGACTTCGTGGGCAAGTTCTGGCTGGTCAAGCCGAAGGCGGCGAGTCTGGAAGCGTTGGCGAATGAATTGAAGAGGGCGGCGTGA
- a CDS encoding Sua5/YciO/YrdC/YwlC family protein, producing the protein MTDITAALASLRNSGVIAYPTEGVWGLGCDPRDEAAVLRLLALKQRDVAKGLILIASDEVQLAPFIDTASLAAAQLAEVRASWPGPNTWIVPASNDAPRWITGAHDGIAVRVTAHPLVRGLCDGFGGALVSTSANIASEPSPRTREELDPRIVAGVDAVSGGETLGRAQPSAIRDARSGATLR; encoded by the coding sequence ATGACCGACATTACTGCCGCCCTCGCTTCGCTTCGCAATAGCGGCGTCATCGCCTACCCCACCGAAGGCGTGTGGGGCTTGGGTTGCGATCCGCGCGATGAAGCAGCGGTGCTGCGCCTGCTGGCGCTCAAACAGCGCGACGTCGCCAAGGGGTTGATCCTGATTGCATCGGATGAGGTGCAGCTCGCGCCCTTCATCGACACCGCATCGCTTGCCGCCGCGCAGTTGGCCGAAGTGCGCGCCAGCTGGCCGGGGCCGAACACGTGGATCGTGCCGGCGTCCAACGACGCGCCGCGCTGGATCACCGGCGCGCACGACGGCATCGCCGTGCGGGTGACCGCGCATCCGCTGGTGCGCGGGTTGTGCGATGGCTTCGGCGGTGCGCTGGTGTCCACCAGCGCCAACATCGCCAGCGAACCGTCGCCGCGTACGCGAGAGGAACTCGATCCGCGCATCGTCGCCGGCGTCGATGCGGTCAGCGGCGGCGAAACCCTGGGCCGTGCGCAGCCCAGCGCCATCCGCGACGCGCGCAGCGGCGCGACGTTGCGCTGA
- a CDS encoding bleomycin resistance family protein — translation MLVKHLTPILNVSDIQQSFSWFEKFGWKKGWDWGTPPTFGGVCSGHCEIFLCQNGQGGRGASGYPATFGPASNEAAEKAVWMSLWVDDVDAVYRRCLEQGIEVTWPPTDMPWNVREMHVRHPDGHVFRVSRGIEARDGASGDA, via the coding sequence ATGCTCGTCAAGCATCTAACGCCGATTCTGAATGTCTCCGACATTCAGCAGTCTTTCTCGTGGTTCGAGAAGTTCGGTTGGAAGAAAGGCTGGGACTGGGGTACGCCCCCGACGTTCGGCGGTGTCTGCTCGGGGCATTGCGAGATTTTCCTTTGCCAGAACGGCCAAGGCGGTCGGGGAGCCAGCGGCTATCCGGCGACATTCGGCCCGGCATCCAACGAGGCTGCGGAAAAGGCTGTTTGGATGTCGCTGTGGGTGGACGACGTGGATGCCGTGTACCGGCGTTGCCTTGAGCAAGGGATCGAAGTGACGTGGCCGCCGACGGACATGCCGTGGAATGTCCGGGAAATGCATGTCCGCCACCCGGATGGGCATGTGTTCAGGGTGAGTCGCGGGATCGAGGCGCGGGACGGTGCATCGGGAGATGCCTAG
- a CDS encoding DNA topoisomerase I: protein MAKNLLIVESPAKAKTINKYLGKDFTVLASYGHVRDLVPKEGAVDPDHGFAMRYETIEKNEKHVDAIAKAAKAADHLYLATDPDREGEAISWHIAEILKERNLLKDKSLQRVVFTEITPRAIKEAMQQPRAIASDLVDAQQARRALDYLVGFNLSPVLWRKIKAGLSAGRVQSPALRMIVEREEEIEAFIAREYWTIEAECAHPSQAFTSKLVKLDGKKFEQFTITDGTTAEAARLRIQQAAAGALHVTDVASKERKRRPAPPFTTSTLQQEAARKLGFTTRKTMQVAQKLYEGIALGDEGTVGLISYMRTDSVNLSQDALAEIRDVIARDFGTASLPDQPNAYQTKSKNAQEAHEAVRPTSALRTPAHVARFLTDDERRLYELIWKRAVACQMIPATLNTVTVDLSAGSEHAFRASGTTVVVPGFLAVYEEGKDNKAKEDEDEGRKLPVMKLGDRVPLDRIHADQHFTQPPPRYTEAALVKALEEYGIGRPSTYAAIIQTLLGKQYAVLEGRAFKPTDIGRAVGKFLSSHFAKYVDYDFTANLEDELDAVSRGEEEWVPLMEKFWGPFKTLVDDKKATLDKADAGSVRVLGGDPVSGRPVSARIGRFGPLVQIGTVEDEEKPRFASLKPGQSIYSITLDEALKLFEMPRKLGVDGNGEEVSVGIGRFGPFAKRGSTYASLKKEDDPYTIDLERAVFLVEEKEEIARNRVIKEWPGHDVQVLNGRFGPYISDGKLNGKIPKDREPSSLSLEETLKLLEETGKPARKGFGAKKAVAKKAAVKKAPAEKVAKKTAVKKAATKKPATKKVAAKKAARPFSGDIEPAKPLLTAAKVEPGKKRVVKKPSPEDAPF from the coding sequence CGCGATGCGCTACGAGACCATCGAGAAGAACGAGAAGCACGTCGATGCGATCGCCAAGGCGGCCAAGGCGGCCGACCACCTCTATCTCGCGACCGACCCGGATCGCGAAGGCGAGGCGATCAGCTGGCACATCGCCGAGATCCTGAAAGAGCGCAACCTGCTCAAGGACAAATCGCTGCAGCGCGTGGTGTTCACCGAAATCACCCCGCGCGCGATCAAGGAAGCCATGCAGCAGCCGCGCGCCATCGCCAGCGACCTGGTTGATGCGCAGCAGGCGCGCCGCGCGCTGGACTACCTGGTCGGCTTCAACCTCTCGCCGGTGCTGTGGCGCAAGATCAAGGCCGGCCTGTCGGCGGGCCGCGTGCAGTCGCCGGCGCTGCGGATGATCGTGGAGCGCGAGGAAGAAATCGAAGCCTTCATCGCCCGCGAATACTGGACGATCGAAGCCGAATGCGCACACCCGTCGCAGGCGTTCACCTCCAAGCTGGTGAAGCTGGACGGCAAGAAGTTCGAGCAGTTCACCATCACCGACGGCACCACCGCCGAGGCCGCGCGCCTGCGCATCCAGCAGGCCGCCGCCGGCGCGCTGCACGTCACCGACGTCGCCAGCAAGGAGCGCAAGCGCCGCCCAGCGCCGCCGTTCACCACCTCGACCTTGCAGCAGGAAGCCGCGCGCAAGCTCGGCTTCACCACCCGCAAGACCATGCAGGTGGCGCAGAAGCTGTACGAAGGCATCGCGCTGGGCGACGAAGGCACGGTCGGCCTGATCTCCTACATGCGTACCGACTCGGTGAACCTGTCGCAGGACGCGCTGGCCGAAATCCGCGACGTGATCGCCCGCGATTTCGGCACCGCCTCGCTGCCGGATCAGCCCAACGCCTACCAGACCAAATCGAAGAACGCGCAGGAAGCGCACGAAGCCGTGCGCCCCACCTCCGCGCTGCGCACGCCCGCGCACGTCGCCCGCTTCCTCACCGACGACGAGCGCCGCCTGTACGAACTGATCTGGAAGCGCGCGGTGGCCTGCCAGATGATCCCGGCCACCCTCAACACCGTCACCGTCGATCTGTCCGCCGGTAGCGAACACGCCTTCCGCGCCAGCGGCACCACCGTGGTCGTGCCCGGCTTCCTCGCCGTCTATGAAGAAGGCAAGGACAACAAAGCCAAGGAAGACGAGGACGAAGGCCGCAAGCTGCCGGTGATGAAGCTGGGCGACCGCGTCCCGCTCGACCGCATCCACGCCGACCAGCACTTCACCCAGCCGCCGCCGCGCTACACCGAAGCCGCGCTGGTCAAGGCGCTGGAGGAATACGGCATCGGCCGGCCCTCCACCTACGCCGCGATCATCCAGACCCTGCTCGGCAAGCAGTACGCCGTGCTGGAAGGCCGCGCCTTCAAGCCCACCGACATCGGCCGCGCGGTCGGCAAGTTCCTGTCCAGCCATTTCGCCAAGTACGTCGATTACGACTTCACCGCCAACCTCGAAGACGAGCTGGATGCGGTGAGCCGCGGCGAGGAGGAATGGGTGCCGCTGATGGAGAAGTTCTGGGGCCCGTTCAAGACGCTGGTGGACGACAAGAAAGCCACGCTGGACAAGGCCGATGCCGGCAGCGTGCGTGTGCTCGGCGGCGATCCGGTCAGCGGCCGCCCGGTCAGCGCGCGGATCGGGCGGTTCGGCCCGCTGGTGCAGATCGGCACCGTCGAGGATGAGGAGAAGCCGCGCTTCGCCTCGCTCAAGCCCGGCCAAAGCATCTACAGCATCACCCTCGACGAGGCGCTCAAGCTGTTCGAGATGCCGCGCAAGCTGGGCGTCGATGGCAACGGCGAGGAAGTGAGCGTGGGCATCGGCCGCTTCGGCCCGTTCGCCAAGCGCGGCAGCACCTACGCCTCGCTGAAGAAAGAGGACGACCCCTACACCATCGACCTCGAGCGGGCGGTCTTCCTCGTCGAAGAAAAAGAGGAAATCGCGCGCAACCGCGTCATCAAGGAATGGCCGGGGCACGACGTGCAAGTATTGAACGGACGCTTCGGCCCGTACATCAGCGACGGCAAGCTCAACGGCAAGATCCCGAAGGATCGCGAGCCGTCCTCGCTGTCGCTGGAAGAAACGCTGAAGCTGCTGGAGGAAACCGGCAAGCCGGCGCGCAAGGGCTTCGGTGCGAAGAAGGCGGTGGCGAAGAAGGCCGCAGTGAAGAAGGCGCCGGCGGAAAAAGTGGCGAAGAAGACCGCCGTGAAAAAGGCCGCGACCAAGAAGCCCGCAACGAAGAAAGTGGCCGCGAAGAAAGCCGCACGCCCGTTCTCCGGCGATATCGAACCCGCCAAGCCGCTGCTGACGGCGGCCAAGGTGGAACCGGGCAAGAAGCGCGTGGTGAAGAAGCCCTCGCCGGAGGATGCGCCGTTCTAA